From the Nostoc sp. PCC 7107 genome, the window AACAGTTTGACAAAATTTATTTTGATCCGCCATACACCAGTGGATTATATCAACCTGTGCTAGAAGCGATCGCTGATTATAATTTGTTAGATACTAAAGGTGAAATCGCCGTAGAACACAATCCCCAAGGCTGGACACCACCAACAATCCCCAATTGGGAAATCTCGCGTCAAAAAGTTTACGGTAACACAGCTTTGACTTTCTACAGAATTATGGACTCAGCTACAGACAGTGAAACGGGCGGTTAGAAACCGCAGCTACACAGACAAAACCGACACTTCGACAGGCTCCGTGACCGCCTACGTGGGTTTCAAATCTTTGATTTTCAGTTAGTCCGCGCAGGCGGACTTAGTTTGTGTAGCCGCGAATTCCATTCGCCTAATAGCTTGGGACATCAACAGATGAGAAAACATAGACACCACAAGGTTTTTAACCCTGTTACCTGTCACCTGTTACCTGTCCCCTACTATATCAACCACCCAACTCGTTGGGACGCTTGTATTGCTTGTATGCAGCGTAAAATAGACCAGCGAGAGTAACGACAATTAGACCAAGGACAATACCTGAAAGCAGGGGTTCAACCACTTTAAATCTCCTGTTTGCAATTATTAATGATTCATATCCCGTTTTTGATTTTACCAAATTACGGCGAATCCCGCTTACCGCAGTGTTTTGGAGCGATAACC encodes:
- the petG gene encoding cytochrome b6-f complex subunit V; protein product: MVEPLLSGIVLGLIVVTLAGLFYAAYKQYKRPNELGG